The proteins below come from a single Gordonia sp. X0973 genomic window:
- a CDS encoding N-acetylglucosamine-6-phosphate deacetylase, which produces MTEPAGEVVAAARIVLDGDVLEPGWLRIVDGIVVDAGAGTPDPRLPVARRVAGTIVPGFVDMHCHGGGGYGFTDPEVAQVRAALAFHASHGNAATMLSLVTAPADELLAQVRRLAPLVAAGEAPGIHLEGPWLSRARCGAQDPRAMRDPDPAEIDRLLEAGDGAIGLVTLAPERPGALDAIDRFVAAGVVVALGHTDASYDQTAAAVDRGATVATHLFNGMRPFTHRDPGPILALLDDERVVVELIGDGVHVDPRVVSSVAARVGAGRVALISDAMAAAGSADGRYRLGALDVTVADGVARLSDGGAIAGGTSTMAQQFGRILAAPPRGCTTELEALTAAVTMTSTTPARVLDLAETGLGQLSVGAPARFAVV; this is translated from the coding sequence GTGACCGAACCCGCCGGAGAGGTCGTCGCGGCGGCGCGCATCGTCCTCGACGGCGACGTGCTGGAGCCGGGATGGCTGCGGATCGTCGACGGGATCGTCGTCGACGCTGGTGCGGGTACACCCGATCCGCGGCTGCCCGTCGCGCGGCGGGTGGCGGGCACGATCGTCCCCGGTTTCGTCGACATGCACTGCCACGGCGGCGGCGGATACGGGTTCACCGACCCGGAGGTGGCGCAGGTGCGCGCGGCGCTGGCCTTCCACGCGTCCCACGGCAACGCCGCGACGATGCTGAGCCTGGTCACCGCGCCCGCCGACGAGTTGCTCGCCCAGGTGCGGCGGTTGGCGCCGCTCGTCGCCGCCGGCGAGGCCCCGGGGATCCACCTGGAGGGCCCGTGGCTCTCCCGCGCGCGCTGCGGGGCGCAGGACCCGCGGGCGATGCGCGACCCCGATCCGGCGGAGATCGATCGACTGCTGGAGGCGGGCGACGGTGCGATCGGTCTGGTCACCCTCGCCCCGGAGCGTCCGGGCGCGCTGGACGCGATCGACCGGTTCGTCGCCGCCGGGGTCGTGGTGGCGCTCGGGCATACCGACGCGAGCTACGACCAGACGGCTGCGGCCGTCGACCGCGGGGCCACCGTCGCGACCCACCTGTTCAACGGGATGCGACCCTTCACCCACCGAGACCCCGGGCCGATCCTCGCGCTGCTCGACGACGAGCGGGTGGTGGTCGAGTTGATCGGCGACGGCGTCCACGTCGACCCGCGCGTCGTCTCATCGGTGGCGGCGCGGGTGGGGGCGGGGCGCGTAGCGCTGATCTCCGACGCGATGGCGGCCGCCGGCAGCGCCGACGGGAGGTACCGGTTGGGGGCGTTGGACGTGACGGTCGCCGACGGGGTCGCGCGACTGAGCGACGGCGGTGCGATCGCCGGCGGGACGTCGACGATGGCGCAGCAGTTCGGGCGGATCCTGGCCGCCCCGCCGCGCGGTTGCACGACGGAGTTGGAGGCGTTGACCGCGGCGGTGACGATGACCTCGACGACCCCGGCCCGGGTGCTGGATTTGGCGGAAACGGGCCTGGGACAGTTGTCGGTGGGCGCGCCCGCCCGCTTCGCCGTCGTCTGA
- a CDS encoding SulP family inorganic anion transporter — MSIGLRGYRLGWLRADLLAGISLAAVAIPEAMGYSSIAGVPVSAGLYTLIVPTALFAILGASRLMVVGADSATAALLSSGIAGLGIVGLVSGSSQWLAMTAIVALLCGVLLLIAYVLRLGFLGDFLSTAALTGFLAGVGVSVLIGQLPAILGVSDDDGRAWHRIGGVISEIPHTNPWALGFALTTVGVLLLSRRFWPRFPTAVVVVVGSIALVWLARLGGRLPVVGKLDAGLPRVSLPSGLDGKTVIELLPLAAGCALVVLAQSAATARSFAQRSGETADVNRDLLGLAAANAGAAFTGTFVVNGSPTKTEFLGDQNARSQVANLVLAVSTLVVTLVAGPALARLPHAVLGGIVALIAVRLIDVAQLRAIWRVRRPEFLIAVITALAVLVLGVRDGIILAVIASLIEIIRRQYRPEKFVVGVRHDGDREFLPARPGAQSLPGLIVFRYDADLFYANAGRFTDDVIALIKAAPDPVRWLVLDCSSIADVDYSAARELNDLIDFVHARGAHFALAGVDVELSETLAREGILHLIAADHVFPGIGSAVRAYRAEFPDAAGPVGPSDEPDSSGGADSKDRA, encoded by the coding sequence GTGAGCATCGGACTGCGCGGTTACCGGCTCGGGTGGCTGCGTGCCGATCTGCTCGCGGGGATCAGCCTCGCGGCCGTCGCGATCCCGGAGGCGATGGGTTACAGCAGCATCGCCGGGGTGCCGGTGAGCGCCGGTCTGTACACGCTCATCGTCCCGACGGCGCTGTTCGCGATCCTCGGAGCGTCGCGGCTCATGGTCGTCGGGGCGGATTCGGCGACCGCCGCGCTGCTCTCGTCGGGGATCGCCGGTCTCGGCATCGTCGGGCTGGTGTCCGGCTCGTCGCAGTGGCTGGCGATGACCGCGATCGTCGCGCTGCTCTGCGGGGTGCTGCTGCTGATCGCTTACGTGCTGCGCCTGGGGTTTCTCGGCGACTTCCTCTCGACGGCCGCGCTCACCGGGTTCCTCGCCGGCGTCGGCGTATCGGTTCTGATCGGTCAGCTGCCCGCGATCCTCGGTGTCAGCGACGACGACGGGCGGGCGTGGCACCGGATCGGTGGGGTCATCTCCGAGATCCCGCACACCAACCCGTGGGCACTCGGATTCGCGCTGACGACGGTCGGCGTGCTTCTCCTCAGCCGCAGGTTCTGGCCACGATTCCCGACGGCGGTGGTCGTCGTGGTGGGGTCGATCGCACTCGTGTGGTTGGCCCGTCTCGGCGGCCGACTGCCCGTCGTCGGAAAGCTCGACGCAGGGCTGCCGCGGGTGAGCCTGCCGTCGGGGCTCGACGGGAAGACCGTCATCGAGCTGCTTCCGCTGGCCGCCGGGTGCGCGCTGGTGGTCCTCGCGCAGAGCGCGGCCACCGCCCGCAGCTTCGCCCAGCGCTCCGGTGAGACCGCCGACGTCAACCGCGACCTGCTGGGGTTGGCCGCGGCCAACGCCGGTGCGGCGTTCACCGGCACCTTCGTGGTCAACGGGAGTCCGACGAAGACGGAGTTCCTGGGCGACCAGAATGCGCGCAGCCAGGTGGCCAACCTGGTCCTGGCCGTGTCGACGCTGGTGGTGACGCTGGTGGCGGGACCGGCCCTGGCCCGACTGCCGCATGCGGTGCTGGGCGGGATCGTGGCGCTGATCGCGGTCCGGCTCATCGACGTCGCCCAGTTGCGGGCCATCTGGCGGGTGCGCCGACCGGAGTTCCTGATCGCGGTGATCACGGCGCTGGCCGTGCTGGTCCTCGGGGTGCGCGACGGCATCATCCTCGCGGTGATCGCCTCGCTCATCGAGATCATCCGACGCCAATACCGCCCGGAGAAGTTCGTCGTCGGGGTGCGCCACGACGGCGATCGCGAATTCCTCCCGGCCCGGCCCGGGGCGCAATCGCTGCCCGGACTGATCGTCTTCCGCTACGACGCCGACCTGTTCTACGCGAATGCCGGGCGGTTCACCGACGACGTGATCGCGCTGATCAAGGCAGCGCCCGACCCGGTGCGGTGGCTGGTGCTCGACTGCTCGTCGATCGCCGACGTCGACTACTCCGCGGCACGCGAACTCAACGACCTCATCGACTTCGTGCACGCCCGCGGCGCCCACTTCGCACTGGCTGGCGTCGACGTGGAGTTGAGCGAAACCCTTGCCCGCGAAGGCATTCTGCATCTGATCGCCGCCGATCACGTCTTCCCCGGGATCGGATCGGCGGTGCGCGCCTACCGCGCGGAATTCCCGGACGCGGCCGGGCCGGTTGGTCCGTCCGATGAACCGGACTCGTCCGGTGGCGCCGATTCGAAGGATCGGGCATGA
- a CDS encoding GDYXXLXY domain-containing protein: MTTTPGAVPNADDTNADVAALSSVRRHGLIRPALILLIAALCVATLVGIVVREGHARSHGTEVTLAMRGVDPRDLVRGHYVAIRLADEAPPGCTGQSGEWIALARSGERSVPAGAYPTRDEALRHGPVAVRGTLRCQGSTASLDIGIERFYINQRDATAIDEALRGGKSASAIVSVGTDGKARLVALEVDHRRYDLAW; this comes from the coding sequence ATGACGACGACCCCCGGCGCGGTACCGAACGCCGATGACACCAACGCCGACGTGGCCGCTCTCTCGTCGGTCCGGCGGCACGGCCTGATCCGGCCGGCGTTGATCCTGCTCATCGCGGCGCTGTGCGTCGCCACCCTCGTCGGGATCGTCGTGCGGGAGGGACATGCCCGTTCGCACGGGACCGAGGTGACGTTGGCGATGCGCGGCGTCGACCCCCGCGACCTGGTGCGCGGGCACTACGTGGCGATCCGGCTGGCCGACGAGGCGCCTCCCGGGTGCACCGGGCAATCGGGAGAGTGGATCGCCCTCGCCCGGTCGGGGGAGAGATCCGTTCCCGCCGGTGCGTACCCGACGCGCGACGAGGCGCTGCGCCACGGGCCGGTCGCGGTGCGCGGCACCCTGCGGTGTCAGGGGAGCACCGCGTCGCTCGACATCGGCATCGAGCGCTTCTACATCAACCAGCGCGACGCGACCGCCATCGACGAAGCACTGCGCGGCGGGAAGTCCGCGTCGGCGATCGTGTCCGTCGGCACAGACGGGAAGGCGCGACTCGTCGCGCTCGAGGTGGATCACCGGCGCTACGACCTGGCGTGGTGA
- a CDS encoding SDR family NAD(P)-dependent oxidoreductase, with protein sequence MSKRFPTNQPPLVVAITGGARGIGAAIAQRAARAGHRVAIGDRDEQEAVRTADRIGGRGYRLDVTDEDSFAAFLAAADADLGPVDVLVNNAGVMWVGPFDEEPPSATEAMIAVNLVGVIRGVRLTAPAMRTRGSGHIVTVASAASKIAPPGESTYAATKHAVLGYLTGVREELRGSGVAISAILPGVVDTELAAGTATGAAALLSPDDVATAVLDVIARPRFLTTLPGYVGPLVAAAGLLPQGIRDRVLRRMVPDQVAATKGSAARDRYEAASLPQSSGSKGSEGNMPADPRNSDDFGKE encoded by the coding sequence ATGAGCAAGCGTTTCCCCACCAACCAACCACCTCTGGTCGTCGCCATCACCGGCGGGGCGCGCGGGATCGGCGCCGCCATCGCACAGCGCGCCGCGCGCGCCGGGCACCGCGTCGCGATCGGGGACCGCGACGAGCAGGAGGCCGTGCGGACCGCCGACCGCATCGGCGGCCGCGGCTATCGACTCGACGTGACCGACGAGGATTCCTTCGCCGCCTTCCTCGCCGCCGCGGACGCCGACCTCGGCCCGGTCGACGTCCTGGTCAACAACGCCGGGGTCATGTGGGTCGGACCGTTCGACGAGGAGCCGCCCAGCGCCACCGAGGCGATGATCGCGGTCAACCTGGTCGGCGTGATCCGCGGGGTCCGCCTCACGGCACCGGCGATGCGCACTCGCGGCTCGGGCCACATCGTCACCGTCGCATCGGCCGCGTCAAAGATCGCACCGCCCGGTGAATCGACCTATGCCGCCACCAAGCACGCCGTCCTCGGTTACCTGACCGGGGTCCGCGAGGAGCTGCGCGGTTCGGGGGTGGCCATCTCGGCGATCCTGCCGGGCGTCGTCGACACCGAGCTCGCGGCCGGAACCGCCACCGGCGCCGCGGCGCTCCTGAGTCCCGACGACGTGGCGACCGCCGTGCTCGACGTCATCGCGCGGCCCCGCTTCCTGACCACGCTGCCCGGATATGTCGGTCCGCTCGTCGCCGCCGCCGGACTGTTGCCGCAGGGCATCCGCGACCGCGTGCTGCGGCGCATGGTGCCCGACCAGGTCGCGGCGACGAAGGGCTCGGCCGCCCGTGACCGCTACGAGGCCGCTTCCCTCCCACAATCGTCCGGATCGAAGGGATCCGAGGGAAATATGCCCGCCGACCCACGAAATTCGGACGATTTCGGCAAGGAGTGA
- a CDS encoding MFS transporter, which yields MVGTTIEFFDFYIYATAAVFVFPKLFFPSGNQTASLLASFAVFGVAFVARPVGSMIFGHYGDRIGRKATLVGSLLTMGIATFLIGLLPTFSTIGYAAPVLLALLRFFQGVGLGGEWSGAALLATETAEKGKRGWAAMWPQLGAPLGFLLANGVYLVLMLSMGFDKNSSPIDHPFYTWGWRVPFLASAVIVIVGLYVRLRLSETPVFTAAVEAGEKLRAPIATVFRTSWRPLVIGTFVMLATYTLFYLMTAWASSYGTKSAVGDRATGFGISATRFIELQLIGVVFFALFIPVSGWLADRIGRKPVLLAITAGIIVFGLIFEKTIGPDVASEAGMLGFLVVGMILMGLTFGPMSAVLPELFPTNVRYTGSGISYNVASILGAAVAPFIATALASRFGVGAVGIYLAITGVLTLFALFAAPETRDVELTRI from the coding sequence ATGGTGGGCACCACCATCGAATTCTTCGACTTCTACATCTATGCGACGGCGGCCGTCTTCGTCTTTCCCAAGCTCTTCTTCCCGTCGGGGAATCAGACGGCCAGTCTCCTGGCGTCCTTCGCCGTCTTCGGCGTCGCGTTCGTCGCCCGCCCGGTCGGATCCATGATCTTCGGGCACTACGGCGACCGGATCGGACGCAAGGCCACCCTCGTCGGATCGCTTCTCACGATGGGGATAGCGACCTTCCTCATCGGTCTGCTGCCGACCTTCTCGACCATCGGCTACGCCGCACCGGTCCTCCTGGCGCTGTTGCGCTTCTTCCAGGGCGTCGGGCTGGGCGGCGAGTGGTCGGGTGCGGCGCTGCTGGCCACCGAGACCGCGGAGAAGGGCAAGCGCGGTTGGGCGGCGATGTGGCCGCAACTGGGCGCCCCCCTCGGATTCCTGCTGGCCAACGGCGTGTACCTGGTCCTGATGCTGAGCATGGGCTTCGACAAGAACTCCTCGCCGATCGATCACCCCTTCTACACCTGGGGCTGGCGGGTGCCCTTCCTGGCCAGCGCGGTGATCGTCATCGTCGGCCTGTATGTGCGGTTGCGCCTGAGCGAGACCCCGGTTTTCACCGCCGCCGTCGAGGCGGGGGAGAAGTTGCGCGCCCCGATCGCCACCGTGTTCCGCACGTCGTGGCGACCGCTGGTCATCGGCACCTTCGTCATGTTGGCCACCTACACCCTCTTCTATCTCATGACCGCCTGGGCAAGTTCCTACGGCACGAAGTCCGCCGTCGGCGACAGGGCGACGGGCTTCGGGATCTCCGCGACCCGGTTCATCGAGCTCCAACTGATCGGTGTGGTCTTCTTCGCCCTGTTCATCCCGGTCTCCGGGTGGCTCGCCGACCGCATCGGCCGCAAACCCGTGCTGCTCGCCATCACCGCCGGCATCATCGTCTTCGGCTTGATCTTCGAGAAGACGATCGGACCCGACGTGGCGTCGGAGGCCGGAATGCTCGGCTTCCTCGTCGTCGGCATGATCCTGATGGGGCTGACCTTCGGCCCGATGAGTGCGGTGCTCCCGGAACTCTTCCCGACGAATGTCCGCTACACCGGATCGGGCATCTCCTACAACGTGGCCTCCATCCTCGGCGCCGCCGTCGCACCGTTCATCGCGACGGCCCTCGCGTCGCGCTTCGGTGTCGGGGCCGTCGGGATCTACCTCGCCATCACGGGCGTGCTCACGCTCTTCGCGCTGTTCGCGGCGCCGGAGACGCGCGACGTGGAGTTGACGAGGATCTGA
- a CDS encoding ATP-dependent DNA ligase, with protein MTSLPLAAVVETSATVAATRSRTEKTQAIAELLAKADPDEVPIVTSWLSGALPQGRIGVGWASLRKLSQQRPSSRSWLSVDDVDSTFTVLAALSGPNTTRARGSTVIGLFERSTEAEQVFLRGLLSGEVRQGALAGVVTDAVAVASGMPKELVRRAAMLLGSLPETARLAFVGGAEALERGIVVGRPVEPMLATPAASVDEAWTELGPQVVVDAKYDGARIQVHRSGSEVRVFTRSLREITGAVPEVVRLVADLECESVILDGETLAVTEDGRPRPFQETMSGMQTSRPYFFDCLHLDGVDLIDEPLVARLAALESVASSLRIPSAVVTGADEVRNRFEESVAAGHEGVMVKSTDGLYAAGRRGRTWQKIKPVHTFDLVVLAAEWGSGRRRGWLSNIHLGARDPAGGSPIMVGKTFKGMTDELLTWQTSEFPKHETSRDAHTVYLRPELVVEVAIDGVQRSSRYPGGVALRFARVIRYRPDKTPEQADTIADLTRLRPPLVD; from the coding sequence ATGACCTCGCTGCCGTTGGCCGCGGTCGTCGAGACATCGGCGACGGTCGCCGCCACGCGCTCGCGCACGGAGAAGACGCAGGCGATCGCGGAGCTACTCGCGAAAGCCGATCCCGACGAGGTGCCCATCGTCACCTCGTGGCTGTCCGGCGCGCTACCGCAGGGGCGGATCGGCGTCGGGTGGGCCAGCCTGCGCAAGCTGAGCCAACAGCGGCCGTCGTCCAGGTCGTGGCTGAGCGTCGACGACGTGGACTCGACGTTCACCGTGCTGGCCGCCCTCAGTGGACCGAACACGACGCGCGCCCGCGGCTCCACGGTCATCGGGCTGTTCGAGCGCTCGACGGAGGCCGAGCAGGTATTCCTGCGCGGGTTGCTCTCCGGTGAGGTGCGCCAGGGTGCGCTCGCCGGGGTGGTGACCGATGCGGTGGCCGTCGCGAGCGGGATGCCGAAGGAACTCGTCCGGCGTGCCGCGATGTTGCTGGGATCGCTGCCGGAGACGGCGCGCCTGGCCTTCGTCGGCGGCGCGGAGGCACTCGAGCGGGGCATCGTCGTCGGGCGGCCCGTCGAGCCGATGCTGGCCACTCCGGCCGCTTCCGTCGACGAGGCGTGGACCGAACTCGGGCCGCAGGTCGTCGTCGACGCGAAATACGACGGCGCCCGCATCCAGGTACACCGCAGCGGATCGGAGGTGCGGGTCTTCACCCGCTCATTGCGGGAGATCACCGGTGCGGTGCCCGAGGTCGTGCGGTTGGTCGCCGACCTCGAGTGCGAATCGGTGATCCTCGACGGCGAGACGCTGGCCGTCACCGAGGACGGGCGGCCGCGACCGTTCCAGGAGACGATGAGCGGGATGCAGACTTCGCGGCCCTACTTCTTCGACTGCCTGCACCTCGACGGCGTCGACCTGATCGACGAGCCGCTCGTCGCGCGGCTGGCCGCGCTGGAGTCCGTCGCCTCGTCGTTGCGCATCCCGAGTGCTGTGGTGACTGGCGCCGACGAGGTGCGGAACCGGTTCGAGGAGTCCGTCGCCGCCGGGCACGAGGGTGTCATGGTGAAGTCGACGGACGGGTTGTACGCGGCGGGCCGGCGCGGGCGCACCTGGCAGAAGATCAAGCCCGTCCACACCTTCGACCTGGTGGTGCTGGCCGCCGAATGGGGATCGGGCCGACGCAGGGGATGGCTGTCCAACATCCACCTGGGTGCCCGCGATCCCGCAGGTGGGTCGCCGATCATGGTCGGCAAGACGTTCAAGGGCATGACCGACGAGTTGCTGACCTGGCAGACCTCGGAGTTCCCGAAGCACGAGACGTCGCGTGACGCGCACACCGTGTACCTGCGTCCCGAGCTGGTCGTCGAGGTCGCGATCGACGGGGTGCAACGCAGCTCTCGCTATCCGGGCGGTGTGGCCCTCCGGTTTGCGAGGGTGATCCGGTATCGGCCGGACAAGACACCGGAACAGGCCGACACGATCGCCGACCTCACGCGCCTTCGTCCACCGCTGGTCGACTGA
- a CDS encoding sugar porter family MFS transporter: MKRAGLLVAVAAASMGIVYGYDQSNIGAAMEYVGSEFTLDDNGKQWLYTVAVVGSIIGALVAGPLANLIGRKKSMIAVAVGYGLFAVLSGIAPSFTVLAGVRFLLGVTVGVSLVVVPVFVAESAPARSRGAMLVAYQMTTIIGIIAGFLIGYFLAGHAAWRWMLGLAVIPAVLVLILLTRLPDTPRWYLSRGREADARAALTAIDPDADVDGEIAEMRAALAAESGGHLVEMLRRPWVRATAFVLGLGFLIQITGINAVAVYGPRLFEEMGYSDDFGKLLLPALVQVYGLIAVILALRWVDRIGRRPLLLGGIFAMIVATGILICVYGPLADDVAARQMWGFAGLAVFTMGFSFGFGALVWVYAGESFPARLRSYGSSAMLTSDLVANVIVAQFTLTLINSRLGGAGTFAIFGGFAVIAFLFVARLAPETKGRTLEDIQQYWTDGAKWARKS, from the coding sequence ATGAAGCGAGCGGGCTTGCTCGTGGCGGTGGCCGCCGCGAGCATGGGCATCGTCTACGGCTATGACCAGTCGAATATCGGTGCCGCGATGGAATACGTCGGCTCCGAGTTCACCCTCGACGACAACGGCAAGCAGTGGCTGTACACGGTCGCCGTGGTCGGGTCGATCATCGGCGCGCTCGTCGCGGGACCGCTGGCCAATCTGATCGGGCGCAAGAAGTCGATGATCGCCGTGGCCGTCGGCTACGGCCTGTTCGCGGTGCTCTCCGGGATCGCGCCGAGCTTCACGGTGCTGGCCGGGGTGCGTTTTCTGCTGGGCGTCACGGTCGGCGTCTCGCTGGTCGTCGTGCCGGTGTTCGTGGCCGAGTCGGCGCCCGCGCGCAGTCGCGGAGCCATGCTGGTGGCCTACCAGATGACGACGATCATCGGCATCATCGCGGGCTTCCTGATCGGCTATTTCCTGGCCGGGCATGCCGCCTGGCGGTGGATGCTCGGCCTGGCCGTCATCCCGGCCGTCCTGGTGCTGATCCTGCTGACGCGCCTGCCCGACACGCCGCGCTGGTACCTGTCGCGGGGGCGGGAGGCCGATGCCCGAGCGGCGCTGACGGCGATCGACCCCGATGCCGACGTCGACGGCGAGATCGCCGAGATGCGCGCGGCGCTGGCCGCCGAATCCGGCGGGCACCTCGTCGAGATGCTGCGCCGACCGTGGGTCCGCGCTACCGCCTTCGTCCTCGGCCTGGGATTCCTCATCCAGATCACCGGCATCAACGCGGTGGCCGTCTACGGGCCCCGACTGTTCGAAGAGATGGGCTACAGCGACGACTTCGGCAAACTCCTCCTTCCCGCCCTCGTCCAGGTGTACGGCCTGATCGCCGTGATCCTGGCGCTGCGCTGGGTGGACCGCATCGGCCGGCGACCACTGCTGCTCGGCGGGATCTTCGCGATGATCGTGGCCACTGGGATCCTCATCTGCGTGTACGGGCCGCTTGCCGACGACGTCGCGGCGCGACAGATGTGGGGCTTCGCCGGACTCGCCGTGTTCACGATGGGCTTCTCCTTCGGATTCGGCGCACTGGTGTGGGTCTACGCCGGGGAGAGCTTCCCGGCGCGGCTGCGGTCATACGGCTCGTCGGCCATGCTGACCTCCGACCTGGTCGCCAACGTGATCGTCGCGCAGTTCACGCTGACGCTGATCAACAGCCGTCTCGGCGGGGCCGGTACCTTCGCCATCTTCGGCGGCTTCGCCGTCATCGCCTTCCTCTTCGTCGCACGGTTGGCGCCGGAGACCAAGGGCCGCACCCTCGAGGACATCCAGCAGTACTGGACCGACGGCGCGAAGTGGGCGCGCAAGTCGTGA
- a CDS encoding DUF2157 domain-containing protein — translation MADYRERVVGDVDRWIGAGLIDPDNRAAILATLPARRRVDAVTALIWVAAVLLGLAVIAFVAANWDGIARIVRFGLLLAAFLLAAAVGAEAVRRGRTVVADIALTVATLVFAATIGLTGQIYDLTGHPPAVPYGSGAAALAFALVGRSRGALAVGVAAVFIGDVMAHESLPLPISLVVAPLALVLGLRWGSALVAHVASVAVLGVAGWFAGRYDLNGWALLGIAAVLALLAAGSAVVRRGESQPVNDLAIPTTWFAIGALGFFIAAGYTGHFGDHAALGLAHRVVWIAISAGLIALGRYVRHGVFTGLGVLSLIGAVCALLNDLGLDLLVISLVFLGCSFVALVVGLTLRRGRRGLAGAEIAADGQVRR, via the coding sequence GTGGCCGACTATCGGGAACGGGTCGTCGGTGATGTCGACCGCTGGATCGGGGCCGGTCTGATCGACCCGGACAACCGGGCCGCCATCCTCGCCACGCTGCCGGCCCGTCGTCGCGTCGACGCCGTGACCGCCCTCATCTGGGTGGCCGCCGTGCTGCTCGGACTCGCGGTCATCGCGTTCGTGGCCGCGAACTGGGACGGGATCGCGCGCATCGTGCGCTTCGGCCTGCTGCTCGCCGCCTTCCTTCTCGCGGCGGCCGTCGGCGCGGAAGCCGTGCGCCGGGGGCGGACCGTCGTCGCCGACATCGCGCTCACCGTCGCGACGCTCGTCTTCGCGGCGACCATCGGATTGACCGGTCAGATCTACGACCTGACCGGCCACCCGCCCGCTGTTCCCTACGGCTCGGGTGCGGCGGCGTTGGCCTTCGCTCTGGTCGGACGGTCCCGGGGAGCGCTGGCCGTGGGCGTCGCGGCCGTCTTCATCGGCGACGTGATGGCCCACGAGAGTCTGCCGCTCCCGATCAGCCTGGTCGTCGCCCCCCTCGCCCTGGTGCTGGGCCTGCGCTGGGGCTCGGCCCTCGTCGCGCACGTCGCCTCGGTCGCGGTGCTCGGCGTCGCGGGCTGGTTCGCCGGCCGCTACGACCTGAACGGGTGGGCCTTGCTCGGCATTGCCGCGGTGCTCGCCCTGTTGGCCGCGGGGTCGGCCGTTGTCCGACGCGGGGAGTCCCAGCCGGTCAACGACCTCGCCATCCCGACGACATGGTTCGCCATCGGGGCGCTCGGCTTCTTCATCGCAGCCGGGTATACCGGGCACTTCGGCGACCACGCGGCACTCGGGCTGGCCCATCGCGTCGTGTGGATCGCGATCTCCGCCGGGCTGATCGCGCTGGGCCGCTATGTCCGCCACGGCGTGTTCACGGGGTTGGGTGTGCTCAGCCTGATCGGTGCGGTGTGCGCGCTGCTCAACGATCTCGGGCTCGACCTGCTCGTCATCTCGCTCGTGTTCCTCGGCTGCTCGTTTGTGGCGCTGGTCGTCGGGCTGACATTGCGCCGGGGTCGTCGCGGTCTGGCCGGGGCCGAGATCGCGGCCGACGGGCAGGTGCGACGATGA
- a CDS encoding TNT domain-containing protein gives MAKATQVGRRITEIIEILFELASTVLRPAFYILDPVGAAATDLGALMGSRAAIFGMELSHDTVKAAELLTAMNRLPESYQDALRLASDPSALAAAMKAGGCPQSIIDDALKNNPFRNLTPNQIVDKYWNADKGTWNWPEHSGFADGKYTTSTSLPPGTHLDRIGYPGGKFLGTQGDSYGQRALAPGSAAGGYHTYEPGPNPLPSGWQIRHGKIGEVFDHGGGGTQWVFIDKSGEEVPVDTLIKMGVLTDTTKR, from the coding sequence GTGGCGAAAGCCACCCAAGTAGGCAGGCGGATCACCGAGATCATCGAGATATTGTTCGAACTGGCCTCGACCGTGTTGAGGCCGGCCTTCTACATCCTTGATCCAGTCGGAGCAGCGGCTACAGACCTTGGCGCCCTGATGGGAAGTCGTGCGGCGATCTTTGGGATGGAGTTGAGCCATGACACGGTGAAAGCCGCTGAACTCCTGACTGCGATGAACCGGTTGCCAGAGAGTTACCAGGACGCGCTGCGCCTGGCCTCCGATCCGTCCGCCCTAGCAGCTGCAATGAAGGCTGGAGGTTGTCCGCAGTCGATCATTGATGATGCCCTTAAGAACAACCCGTTCCGGAACCTAACCCCGAATCAGATCGTCGACAAATATTGGAATGCCGACAAGGGGACGTGGAATTGGCCCGAACACAGCGGCTTCGCCGACGGCAAATACACAACGTCCACTTCGTTGCCACCCGGAACCCACCTGGATAGGATCGGATACCCCGGCGGAAAGTTCCTCGGCACTCAAGGAGACTCGTACGGGCAGCGCGCACTCGCTCCGGGCTCAGCGGCCGGGGGCTATCACACCTACGAACCCGGCCCTAACCCGCTCCCGTCGGGGTGGCAGATCAGACACGGAAAGATTGGTGAGGTGTTTGACCACGGCGGTGGCGGGACTCAGTGGGTATTCATCGATAAGTCGGGTGAAGAGGTACCGGTGGATACCCTGATCAAGATGGGTGTTCTGACGGACACGACCAAGCGATAG